Proteins encoded within one genomic window of Formosa agariphila KMM 3901:
- a CDS encoding acetyl-CoA C-acyltransferase has protein sequence MKQAYIVKAYRTAVGKAPKGVFRFKRTDELAAETIKYMMKELPELDPKRIDDVIVGNAMPEGSQGLNMARLISLMGLDIVDVPGVTVNRFCSSGIETIGMATAKIQSGMADCIIAGGAESMSAVPMTGFKPELNYDIVKAGHEDYYWGMGNTAEAVANQFNVSREDQDEFAFNSHMKALKAQAENRFQDQIVPIEVDETYIDANGKKATKTYTVTKDEGPRKGTSIEALSKLKAVFAAGGSVTAGNSSQTSDGAAFVMVMSEDMVKELNLEPIARLVNYAAAGVEPRIMGIGPVKAIPKALKQAGLKQSDLDLIELNEAFASQSLAVIRELDLNPDIINVNGGAIALGHPLGCTGAKLSVQLFDEMRKRDMKGKYGAVTMCVGTGQGACGIFEFLN, from the coding sequence ATGAAACAAGCATATATAGTAAAAGCATATAGAACCGCTGTAGGAAAAGCTCCTAAAGGCGTGTTCCGATTTAAAAGAACCGATGAATTGGCAGCAGAAACCATCAAATATATGATGAAAGAACTGCCAGAATTGGACCCAAAACGTATAGACGATGTTATTGTTGGTAACGCCATGCCAGAAGGCTCGCAAGGTTTAAACATGGCACGTTTAATCTCTCTTATGGGATTAGATATTGTAGATGTTCCTGGAGTTACCGTAAACCGTTTTTGTTCTTCTGGAATTGAAACCATTGGAATGGCAACAGCAAAAATTCAGTCTGGAATGGCCGACTGTATCATAGCAGGTGGTGCCGAAAGTATGAGCGCTGTACCTATGACAGGTTTTAAACCTGAATTAAATTACGATATCGTAAAAGCAGGTCACGAAGATTACTATTGGGGCATGGGAAATACAGCTGAAGCGGTGGCAAATCAATTTAATGTCTCACGCGAAGACCAAGATGAATTTGCTTTCAATTCACATATGAAAGCCTTAAAAGCACAAGCGGAAAATCGTTTTCAAGATCAAATCGTTCCTATAGAAGTAGATGAAACCTATATCGATGCCAATGGTAAAAAAGCAACTAAAACCTATACGGTGACAAAAGATGAAGGTCCAAGAAAAGGAACAAGCATTGAGGCCTTATCTAAATTAAAAGCAGTATTTGCAGCAGGCGGAAGCGTAACGGCAGGAAACTCTTCGCAAACTAGTGATGGCGCCGCTTTTGTAATGGTTATGAGTGAGGATATGGTAAAAGAATTAAATCTTGAACCTATTGCGCGTTTAGTAAATTATGCTGCTGCAGGTGTAGAACCTCGTATTATGGGAATTGGCCCTGTTAAAGCCATTCCAAAAGCATTAAAACAAGCCGGTTTAAAACAAAGCGATTTAGACCTTATTGAATTAAACGAAGCATTTGCATCTCAATCTTTGGCGGTTATTCGTGAATTAGATTTAAATCCAGATATTATAAATGTAAATGGTGGTGCTATTGCATTAGGACACCCTCTTGGATGTACTGGAGCTAAACTATCTGTTCAACTCTTTGACGAAATGCGTAAACGTGATATGAAAGGTAAATACGGTGCTGTAACCATGTGCGTAGGTACTGGGCAAGGTGCTTGTGGAATTTTTGAATTCCTTAATTAA
- a CDS encoding non-canonical purine NTP diphosphatase: MKLVFATNNKNKIKEVQGLIPSYITLLSLEDINCLEDIPETQPTIEGNAKQKAEYVKDKYGFDCFADDTGLEVDALDGAPGVYSARFAGPQRDAKDNMNKLLEDLKDTTYRNAQFKTVIALSLQNNIQTFTGICEGEITKTQHGTDGFGYDPIFRPKGLKQTFAEMPLSEKNTIGHRGKAVSLLVKYLNSLEA; the protein is encoded by the coding sequence ATGAAACTTGTATTTGCTACCAACAATAAAAATAAAATAAAGGAAGTTCAAGGCTTAATTCCTAGTTATATCACACTCTTAAGTTTAGAAGATATTAACTGTTTAGAAGATATTCCAGAAACACAACCTACTATAGAAGGCAATGCAAAGCAAAAAGCAGAATATGTAAAAGACAAGTATGGTTTCGATTGTTTTGCAGACGATACAGGTTTAGAAGTCGATGCTTTAGATGGCGCTCCTGGGGTGTATTCGGCACGTTTTGCTGGACCACAACGCGATGCCAAAGACAATATGAACAAACTTTTAGAGGATTTAAAAGATACCACTTATAGAAATGCGCAATTTAAAACCGTAATCGCATTATCTCTTCAAAATAATATTCAAACATTTACGGGCATTTGCGAAGGGGAAATTACTAAAACCCAACATGGCACAGATGGTTTTGGATACGACCCTATTTTTAGACCTAAAGGATTGAAACAGACCTTTGCAGAAATGCCACTTAGCGAAAAAAACACCATTGGTCATCGTGGAAAAGCAGTTTCTTTATTGGTTAAATATTTAAACAGTTTAGAAGCATAA
- a CDS encoding four helix bundle protein, translated as MSTRHNYKNLKIWILGLEIANDISDLLIDFPKYELYNLSSQLSRCSISIPSNIAEGSSRTNKSFGHFLNISLGSSFELGTQLLIRHHRQYIKQEKLKQLENKLEEFQRMTMSFQNGLSQ; from the coding sequence ATGAGTACTCGTCATAATTATAAGAATTTAAAAATTTGGATACTAGGGTTGGAAATTGCTAATGATATTTCTGATTTATTGATAGATTTTCCAAAATATGAATTGTACAATTTAAGTTCTCAATTAAGCAGGTGTTCTATATCAATACCAAGCAACATTGCAGAAGGTTCGTCTAGAACAAACAAATCTTTTGGTCATTTTTTAAACATTTCTTTAGGCTCATCTTTTGAATTAGGAACGCAATTATTAATAAGACATCACAGACAATATATAAAACAAGAAAAATTAAAACAATTAGAAAATAAATTAGAAGAATTTCAGAGAATGACAATGAGTTTTCAAAACGGCTTAAGTCAATAA
- a CDS encoding 3-hydroxyacyl-CoA dehydrogenase/enoyl-CoA hydratase family protein, translating to MSTRRIKKVAVIGSGIMGSGIACHFANIGVDVLLLDIVPRELNATEQAKGLTLQDKVVRNRMVNDSLTAALKSKPSPIYHQKFASRITTGNLEDDIAKVKDVDWIIEVVVERLDIKKQVFETLEKHRTPGTLITSNTSGIPIHFMSEGRSEDFQKHFCGTHFFNPARYLKLFEIIPGPETSQDVLDFLNSYGEQFLGKTSVVAKDTPAFIGNRVGIFSIMSLFHAVKDMDLTIEEVDKLTGPVIGRPKSATFRTVDVVGLDTLVHVANGLYENVPKDERHDLFKLPDFISKMMENKWLGSKTKQGFYKLERHKDGTKDILSLDLNTLEYRPNKKANFATLELTKTIEKVVDRFKVLVVGKDKAGDFYRKNFAALFAYVSNRIPEITNELYKIDDAMKAGFGWQHGPFQIWDAIGVEKGIEIMKAEGFEPAAWVNDMLASGVSSFYAIKDGASYFYDIPSKKQEKVPGQDAFIILDNIRKSNEVFKNSGVVIEDLGDGILNCEFQSKMNTIGGDVLAGINKAIDLAEKDFQGLVVGNQGANFSVGANIGMIFMMAAEQEYDELNMAIKYFQDTMMRMRYSSIPTISAPHGMALGGGCELSLHADKVVAAAETYMGLVEFGVGVIPGGGGSKEMTLRAQDTFKKGDVELNTLQEYFLTIGMAKVSTSAYEAFDLGLLQHGKDVVVVNRDRQIATAKAHAKLMAESGYTQPIKRTDIKVLGKQALGMFLVGTDSMEASHYISEHDQKIANKLAYVMAGGDLSEPTLVNEQYLLDLEREAFLSLCTERKTLERIQHMLKTGKPLRN from the coding sequence ATGAGTACACGTAGAATAAAAAAAGTAGCCGTTATTGGTTCCGGTATTATGGGTAGTGGTATTGCATGTCATTTCGCCAATATTGGTGTGGACGTACTATTACTAGATATTGTACCTCGCGAACTTAATGCTACCGAACAAGCAAAAGGATTAACATTACAAGATAAAGTTGTAAGAAACAGAATGGTAAACGATTCGCTTACCGCTGCTTTAAAATCTAAACCCTCTCCTATTTATCATCAAAAATTTGCAAGCCGTATTACGACTGGGAATTTAGAAGACGATATTGCGAAGGTTAAAGACGTAGATTGGATTATTGAGGTGGTTGTTGAACGCCTAGATATCAAAAAACAAGTGTTCGAAACGCTCGAGAAACACAGAACACCAGGAACTTTAATTACATCGAACACTTCGGGTATTCCAATTCACTTTATGAGTGAAGGACGTTCAGAAGATTTTCAGAAACACTTCTGCGGGACGCATTTTTTCAACCCTGCACGTTACTTAAAATTATTCGAGATTATTCCTGGACCAGAAACGAGTCAAGACGTTTTAGACTTTTTAAATAGTTATGGTGAACAATTTTTAGGAAAAACATCTGTTGTTGCTAAAGACACGCCTGCTTTTATAGGAAACCGCGTTGGAATCTTCAGTATAATGAGTTTATTTCATGCTGTTAAAGACATGGATTTAACCATAGAAGAAGTCGACAAATTAACAGGACCAGTAATTGGTCGTCCAAAATCCGCAACCTTCCGTACGGTAGATGTTGTCGGACTTGACACTTTAGTTCACGTCGCTAACGGCTTGTATGAAAATGTTCCTAAAGACGAACGTCACGACCTCTTTAAATTGCCAGATTTCATTAGTAAAATGATGGAAAATAAATGGCTGGGAAGTAAAACAAAACAAGGATTCTATAAATTAGAACGTCATAAAGATGGCACTAAAGATATTTTGTCATTAGACTTAAATACTTTAGAATATCGTCCAAACAAAAAAGCAAATTTTGCAACTTTAGAATTAACGAAAACGATTGAAAAGGTTGTAGACCGTTTTAAAGTTTTAGTAGTAGGAAAAGATAAAGCTGGAGATTTTTATAGAAAAAACTTCGCGGCCTTATTTGCTTATGTTTCTAACAGAATTCCAGAAATAACAAATGAACTCTATAAAATTGACGATGCTATGAAAGCTGGTTTCGGATGGCAACATGGTCCGTTTCAAATCTGGGATGCTATTGGTGTTGAAAAAGGAATTGAAATTATGAAAGCTGAAGGTTTTGAACCTGCTGCTTGGGTTAACGATATGTTAGCTTCTGGAGTATCATCCTTCTATGCTATAAAAGATGGCGCATCTTATTTTTATGATATCCCATCTAAAAAACAAGAAAAAGTGCCTGGTCAAGATGCCTTCATTATTTTAGATAACATTAGAAAATCAAATGAAGTCTTCAAAAACTCAGGTGTAGTTATAGAAGATTTAGGTGATGGTATTTTGAATTGCGAATTCCAATCGAAAATGAATACCATTGGTGGCGATGTTCTAGCCGGAATTAATAAAGCTATAGATTTAGCTGAAAAAGATTTCCAAGGTTTAGTTGTCGGAAATCAAGGTGCGAATTTCTCTGTTGGTGCCAACATCGGAATGATTTTCATGATGGCCGCCGAACAAGAATACGACGAGCTTAATATGGCAATTAAGTATTTCCAAGATACTATGATGCGTATGCGTTACTCATCTATCCCAACAATTTCTGCACCTCATGGCATGGCTTTAGGAGGTGGTTGCGAATTATCGCTACATGCCGACAAAGTAGTTGCTGCTGCAGAAACCTATATGGGACTTGTAGAATTTGGAGTTGGTGTGATTCCTGGAGGTGGCGGTTCTAAAGAAATGACTTTAAGAGCACAAGACACTTTTAAGAAAGGTGATGTAGAATTAAACACACTTCAAGAATACTTCTTAACAATAGGTATGGCTAAAGTATCTACCTCTGCTTACGAAGCTTTCGATTTAGGTTTACTTCAACACGGAAAAGATGTGGTTGTAGTAAATAGAGACAGACAAATAGCAACAGCAAAAGCGCACGCTAAATTAATGGCTGAATCAGGTTACACCCAACCTATAAAACGTACCGATATTAAAGTTCTAGGAAAACAAGCCTTAGGAATGTTTTTAGTAGGAACAGATTCTATGGAAGCGAGTCATTACATTAGTGAACACGATCAGAAAATAGCTAATAAATTAGCATACGTAATGGCTGGTGGTGATTTATCTGAACCAACTTTAGTCAACGAACAATACTTATTAGATTTAGAGCGTGAAGCCTTTTTAAGTCTATGTACTGAACGTAAAACTTTAGAACGAATTCAGCATATGTTGAAAACCGGAAAGCCTTTAAGAAACTAA
- a CDS encoding DEAD/DEAH box helicase yields MNTFQDLGLNDDLLRAITDMGFETPSEVQDKAIPLLLESEIDLVALAQTGTGKTAAFGFPMLQKIDIDSRTTQGLILSPTRELCLQITNELKAYGKYCKGLNVVAIYGGSSIQDQAREVKRGAQIIVATPGRMKDMISRNMVDISKITYSVLDEADEMLNMGFKEDITDILSHTPTDKNTWLFSATMPKEVATIAKKFMHNPTEITVGNKNEGSTQVSHEYYLVNARDRYQALKRLADANPDIFSVIFCRTKRDTQKVAEQLIEDGYNAGALHGDLSQNQRDLVMKSFRNQQIQMLVATDVAARGIDVDDITHVINYQLPDEIETYNHRSGRTGRAGKTGISMVIVSKSEVRKIKSIERIIKKDFIKKEIPDGMEICEVQLMSLANKIHSTEINPEIDKHLDSINTLFADTTKDELIQKFFSVEFTRFFNYYQKSKDLNVAEGNSREREGREHVGNDNAARFFINVGSRDGFDWMKLKDFLKEVLELGRDDVFKVDVKESFSFFNTEKELKEKVLAFFTDYKHDGRFVNVEETENKGGGGGRGGNRSRGGGGGRRDRKDGGFRGDRRSKSGGEGRRRNSDSDSKPRRSNSSTSSERRSDSSSSSRPRRSRR; encoded by the coding sequence ATGAACACATTCCAAGATTTAGGTCTTAATGACGACCTATTGCGTGCTATTACCGATATGGGTTTTGAAACTCCAAGTGAAGTCCAAGACAAAGCCATCCCATTATTATTAGAAAGTGAAATAGATTTAGTTGCATTAGCACAAACAGGAACAGGTAAAACTGCTGCGTTTGGTTTCCCAATGCTTCAAAAAATTGATATCGATAGTAGAACCACTCAAGGATTAATCTTATCGCCTACTCGCGAACTTTGTTTACAAATTACTAACGAACTTAAAGCTTACGGTAAATACTGTAAAGGTTTAAACGTTGTTGCTATTTACGGTGGATCTAGTATCCAAGACCAAGCAAGAGAAGTAAAACGTGGTGCACAAATTATTGTTGCAACGCCAGGTCGTATGAAAGATATGATTAGCCGTAACATGGTTGATATTTCTAAGATTACCTATAGCGTACTTGATGAAGCAGATGAAATGCTTAACATGGGTTTCAAAGAAGATATTACAGATATTTTATCGCATACACCTACAGATAAAAACACATGGTTATTTTCTGCAACTATGCCAAAAGAAGTTGCAACTATAGCTAAAAAATTCATGCATAATCCTACCGAAATTACTGTAGGAAATAAAAACGAAGGTAGTACTCAAGTATCTCACGAATATTATTTAGTGAACGCTAGAGACCGTTACCAAGCTTTAAAACGTTTAGCAGATGCTAACCCAGATATTTTCTCTGTTATTTTCTGTAGAACGAAGCGTGATACTCAAAAAGTAGCAGAACAACTTATAGAAGATGGTTATAACGCTGGAGCACTTCATGGTGACTTAAGTCAAAACCAACGTGATTTAGTAATGAAATCGTTTAGAAATCAGCAAATCCAAATGCTTGTTGCAACAGATGTTGCTGCACGTGGAATTGATGTAGACGATATTACTCACGTTATCAATTACCAATTACCTGACGAAATCGAAACGTATAATCACCGTAGTGGTCGTACTGGACGTGCTGGTAAAACAGGAATCTCTATGGTAATTGTGTCTAAAAGTGAAGTTAGAAAAATTAAAAGTATAGAGCGTATCATTAAAAAAGATTTCATCAAAAAAGAAATTCCAGACGGAATGGAAATTTGTGAAGTTCAATTAATGTCTCTTGCTAACAAAATACACAGTACCGAAATCAATCCTGAAATTGATAAGCATTTAGATAGTATTAATACATTATTTGCAGATACAACTAAAGACGAATTAATTCAGAAATTTTTCTCTGTAGAATTTACAAGATTCTTTAACTACTACCAGAAATCTAAAGATTTAAATGTAGCTGAAGGAAACTCTAGAGAAAGAGAAGGAAGAGAACATGTAGGTAACGATAATGCTGCTCGTTTCTTTATTAACGTAGGTAGCCGTGATGGTTTCGACTGGATGAAACTAAAAGATTTCTTAAAAGAAGTTTTAGAATTAGGTCGTGACGATGTCTTTAAAGTAGATGTTAAAGAGAGTTTCTCTTTCTTTAATACAGAAAAAGAACTTAAAGAAAAGGTTTTAGCATTCTTTACAGATTACAAGCACGATGGTCGTTTTGTTAATGTTGAAGAAACAGAAAACAAAGGCGGCGGCGGTGGTCGCGGCGGAAACAGAAGTCGTGGTGGCGGCGGTGGTCGTAGAGATAGAAAAGATGGTGGATTTAGAGGCGACAGACGTTCAAAATCTGGAGGAGAAGGAAGAAGAAGAAATTCTGATTCAGACTCTAAACCAAGACGCTCTAACTCTAGCACTAGTTCTGAAAGAAGAAGTGATTCATCATCTTCATCAAGACCTAGACGTTCTAGACGCTAA
- a CDS encoding MarR family winged helix-turn-helix transcriptional regulator, translated as MKDKTIDYVLRTTWLAVTKMYNEQGAKFDSTMATGFALLSIDPEKGTPSTSLGPKMGMEATSLSRIIKNLEKQGLIERKPNPEDGRGVLIYLTEMGKEKRDFSRDRVLIFNEAIKKNISAEKINHFYEVAEVINDLISNKKIYTNESILK; from the coding sequence ATGAAAGATAAAACAATCGATTATGTTTTACGAACTACTTGGTTAGCTGTTACAAAAATGTACAATGAACAAGGCGCAAAATTTGACAGCACCATGGCCACAGGTTTCGCATTACTAAGTATCGATCCCGAAAAAGGAACACCATCGACATCGTTGGGACCTAAAATGGGAATGGAAGCGACTAGTTTATCCAGAATTATTAAAAACTTGGAAAAACAAGGACTTATAGAACGTAAGCCAAACCCCGAAGATGGTAGAGGCGTTTTAATTTACTTAACCGAAATGGGTAAAGAAAAAAGAGATTTCTCTAGAGATCGCGTTTTAATTTTTAACGAAGCAATTAAAAAGAACATTTCTGCCGAGAAAATTAACCATTTTTATGAAGTGGCAGAAGTTATAAACGATTTAATTTCAAACAAAAAAATATATACTAACGAAAGCATTTTAAAATAA
- a CDS encoding AMP-dependent synthetase/ligase produces MINITRLFDFPYYQLEKYNLNKALSTKYGNKWVSISTQEYINQANAISRGLLRLGVKPNDKIAIISTNNRTEWNVMDIGILQIGAQNVPIYPTISESDYEYILNHSESTYCFVSDQDVVDKINAIKRNTHLKGVYTFDDIKTEKNWKEILELGKDKSNQLEVEAKKANVKPDDLATIIYTSGTTGTPKGVMLSHNNLVSNVLSSEKRVPFDYGKSRALSFLPICHVFERMLLYLYQYCGVEIYFAESIEKMSDNLKEVHPHVMTAVPRLYEKVYDKIVAKGGELTGIKKALFFWAISLGLRYEPYGKNGWWYEKQLSLARKLIFSKWKEGLGGDIQLMVSGSAPLQSRLTRTFAAAGMPIMEGYGLTETSPVISVNDERNFGFKVGTVGKLIDKVDVKIAEDGEILVKGPNVMLGYYKDPVKTAEVMTGEYFHTGDIGEIDSEGFLKITDRKKEIFKTSGGKYVAPAVLENRLKQSRFIEQVIVIGEGEKMPSALIQPNFDFIKEWAKRHDIDSTNIVALCKDERLLDRIQSEVDHANKKFGKWEQIKVFKLTPELWSIEDGHLTPTLKLKRKNIKEIYKNLIESIYRP; encoded by the coding sequence ATGATAAACATAACACGACTATTTGACTTTCCTTATTATCAGTTGGAAAAGTATAATTTAAATAAAGCTTTATCTACTAAGTACGGAAATAAATGGGTATCCATTTCTACACAAGAGTATATAAATCAAGCAAACGCTATAAGTAGAGGTTTACTTCGACTTGGAGTTAAACCAAACGATAAAATTGCAATTATATCAACAAATAACAGAACTGAATGGAATGTTATGGATATTGGTATACTTCAAATTGGTGCGCAAAATGTACCAATCTATCCAACAATTTCAGAATCAGATTATGAATATATTTTAAATCATTCAGAGTCTACATATTGTTTTGTTTCAGACCAAGATGTTGTAGATAAAATTAATGCAATTAAAAGAAATACACATTTAAAAGGTGTATACACGTTCGATGACATAAAAACCGAAAAGAACTGGAAAGAAATCTTAGAATTAGGTAAAGATAAATCTAATCAGCTTGAAGTTGAAGCTAAAAAGGCTAATGTAAAGCCAGACGATTTAGCTACCATAATATATACCTCTGGAACTACAGGTACACCAAAAGGTGTTATGTTATCACATAACAATCTTGTAAGTAATGTTTTAAGTAGTGAAAAACGAGTGCCTTTCGATTACGGAAAATCAAGAGCATTAAGCTTCTTACCTATCTGCCATGTTTTTGAACGTATGCTTTTATATCTATACCAATATTGTGGCGTAGAAATTTATTTTGCAGAATCTATAGAAAAAATGAGTGATAACTTAAAAGAAGTTCATCCTCATGTCATGACTGCTGTACCTAGATTATACGAAAAGGTATACGATAAAATTGTAGCTAAAGGCGGTGAATTAACAGGTATAAAGAAAGCTTTATTCTTTTGGGCAATTTCTTTAGGACTTAGATACGAACCTTATGGTAAGAATGGTTGGTGGTACGAAAAGCAACTTAGTCTAGCCAGAAAACTAATTTTCAGTAAATGGAAAGAAGGTTTAGGCGGAGATATACAATTAATGGTTTCTGGGAGTGCACCTTTACAATCGCGATTAACACGAACATTTGCAGCAGCAGGAATGCCAATAATGGAAGGTTACGGCCTAACAGAAACTTCCCCAGTAATATCTGTAAACGATGAAAGAAATTTTGGTTTTAAAGTTGGAACTGTTGGAAAACTAATCGATAAAGTTGATGTTAAAATAGCAGAAGATGGTGAAATTCTTGTAAAAGGTCCAAATGTAATGTTAGGCTATTACAAAGATCCGGTAAAAACTGCAGAAGTTATGACAGGAGAGTATTTCCATACTGGAGATATTGGAGAAATTGATAGCGAAGGCTTCTTAAAAATTACAGACCGTAAAAAAGAAATTTTTAAAACAAGTGGAGGTAAATATGTAGCACCAGCAGTATTAGAAAACCGATTAAAACAATCTCGTTTTATAGAACAAGTTATAGTAATTGGTGAAGGAGAGAAAATGCCATCAGCTTTAATTCAACCTAATTTCGATTTTATTAAAGAATGGGCTAAACGCCATGATATCGATTCTACTAATATTGTAGCCTTATGTAAAGACGAACGTTTATTAGATCGTATTCAATCGGAGGTTGATCATGCCAATAAGAAATTTGGAAAATGGGAACAAATAAAAGTGTTTAAATTAACACCAGAACTCTGGTCTATAGAAGATGGACACCTTACTCCTACTTTGAAGTTAAAACGAAAAAACATCAAAGAAATCTACAAAAATTTAATAGAATCGATATATCGACCTTAA
- a CDS encoding carboxypeptidase-like regulatory domain-containing protein, which translates to MKYTFLLFTLLLMSTAVFAQEEANTNVMGVIINGSNDEPLEGVNIVNINQVSGSTTNTKGEFQIAARANDTLHLSYLGFKSIKVRVTNDWIKFGSSTIALTELALALEEVIVNQFRLTGYLEVDIAQVPINNNYQYSISGLQNGYEAGKSTGVNKILSSIFNPADFLYNTFGKKPQEMKKLKQMKQSDEIRNLLSSRFDREMLMVLLQVDRVDLDEIVRQCNYSKDFINTATDLQILDAISGCYEEYKVLSRGRGKS; encoded by the coding sequence ATGAAATATACATTTTTACTTTTTACCTTATTATTAATGTCTACTGCTGTCTTCGCTCAAGAAGAGGCTAACACTAATGTAATGGGGGTAATTATTAACGGTTCTAACGATGAACCTTTAGAAGGTGTAAATATTGTAAACATAAATCAAGTCTCTGGAAGCACAACAAATACTAAAGGTGAATTTCAAATCGCTGCGCGAGCAAACGACACCCTTCACCTATCTTATTTAGGTTTTAAATCTATTAAAGTAAGAGTAACAAACGACTGGATAAAATTCGGAAGTTCTACAATTGCCTTAACAGAATTAGCATTAGCATTAGAAGAAGTTATTGTAAATCAATTTAGATTAACAGGTTATTTAGAAGTAGATATTGCACAAGTACCTATAAACAATAATTATCAGTATAGTATTTCTGGATTACAAAACGGATATGAAGCTGGTAAAAGTACAGGTGTTAATAAAATTTTAAGTTCTATATTTAATCCTGCCGATTTCTTATATAATACCTTCGGAAAGAAGCCTCAGGAAATGAAAAAGCTGAAGCAAATGAAACAGAGCGACGAAATTCGAAACTTATTATCCTCCAGATTCGACCGCGAAATGTTAATGGTATTATTACAAGTAGATCGAGTCGATTTAGATGAAATTGTAAGACAGTGCAACTACTCTAAAGACTTTATTAATACAGCAACGGATCTTCAAATACTTGATGCTATAAGCGGATGTTATGAAGAATACAAAGTTCTCAGCCGAGGGCGAGGTAAATCCTAA
- a CDS encoding HPF/RaiA family ribosome-associated protein: MTINIQYIHMTTSEAMNEHVTEKLNKLALKYDWIISAQVIFENIQKEKEEGKICKIELSAPGPRIFASSQERTYEGAVKNTINDLEIQLKKRKQTFAHS; encoded by the coding sequence ATGACTATAAACATTCAATACATTCATATGACGACTAGCGAAGCAATGAATGAACACGTAACCGAAAAACTTAATAAATTAGCTTTAAAATACGATTGGATAATTTCTGCACAGGTTATTTTTGAAAATATTCAAAAAGAGAAAGAAGAAGGTAAAATATGCAAAATTGAATTGAGTGCACCTGGGCCTAGAATTTTTGCTTCTTCTCAAGAAAGAACGTACGAAGGCGCTGTAAAAAACACGATTAATGATTTAGAAATTCAACTTAAAAAACGTAAACAAACATTTGCCCATTCTTAG